From Zavarzinella sp., one genomic window encodes:
- a CDS encoding serine/threonine-protein kinase: MATITTNSFVELIRKSQLLSEQTLNDFLKRVGSQIETIDPNALAAMLVKNRILTKFQATQLLSGKHKGYFLGPYKILEPIGQGGMATVYLAEHSSLNRRAAVKLISSIASKPDTIERFLREARSNAKLDHPNIVKVYDVGETDNVHYIAMEYIEGKTLEKMVSEHGPMNVSQAVQYIAQAALGLAHTHEKGLVHRDVTPSNLIRDKNSGLVKVLDLGLTREFANEDDDVTRRYDGQYAVTGTADYMSPEQAAGESQDFRTDIYSLGATLYKILAGKGPFKGSNTQKLIAHQLHSVPPLSSVRGDIPAELDAVLDKMMAKSPTQRYQSMAEVIIALDPWLEPGWDQEFSKVSTIIRKGTTTKHFVPQVEKQTPTNESVRQSKPPVFWYVFSAVVVTLLVAIGAVFFLTRDQGTDPKVVERAPGQTSAAPTTTKTISSPAKTVQPVTQPSTTPVEQPNRMPIQEVLAPLHGRKPLLNVNLRQTPTQGYLFDDPAIKGSKVFRNLPAALQVNPYFLKESGFQMEASVRDLNNERVLSFRQEKGHYGSQILVRLSESLPTKASGWYVARLIYSADGAGTAYAGVQSLKAPYTRLTRQLLGNSNNQWRVIDIPFAPSGTNEWSFLMETGEKTGTVTPFTGWMNFHSLQIWDQKNLPPLGTPRMNSKPLYSTTFKDFPNQMVRVDKRLSLSQIDGKPLPKTWVMNTYQDNTKVSFAARTFGNFQAIGYEWTGGSTPPQLKTKCNDVLENLPPTAQIVVRLTYQASNDTYPVRLNSMVRGAKNFFPFQTYLLPESTNQWKTEDFIFQRGEDGEFSLVISHLSGTEPIQAAQPWVWIRSMDVYLVEE; encoded by the coding sequence ATGGCGACGATTACCACGAACAGCTTCGTTGAACTGATCAGGAAGAGTCAGCTTCTGTCGGAACAAACCCTGAATGACTTTCTGAAAAGGGTTGGTTCCCAAATAGAGACGATTGATCCCAACGCACTTGCAGCAATGCTGGTGAAAAACCGCATTTTGACAAAGTTCCAGGCCACCCAACTACTTTCAGGTAAGCACAAGGGTTATTTTCTTGGCCCCTACAAAATTCTGGAGCCAATCGGGCAGGGGGGGATGGCAACGGTTTATCTGGCCGAACATTCCTCTTTGAATCGTCGCGCAGCAGTCAAGTTGATCTCTTCGATTGCCAGCAAGCCAGACACAATCGAGCGATTTCTACGCGAAGCGCGATCCAACGCCAAGCTGGATCACCCTAATATTGTGAAAGTTTATGATGTGGGTGAAACGGATAATGTGCACTACATCGCGATGGAGTACATTGAAGGGAAGACACTGGAAAAGATGGTGTCTGAACATGGGCCGATGAATGTTTCACAGGCGGTTCAGTACATTGCTCAGGCTGCGTTGGGACTAGCGCATACACACGAAAAAGGGCTTGTTCACCGCGATGTGACGCCATCCAATCTGATACGCGATAAGAATTCCGGTCTGGTGAAGGTGCTTGATCTGGGACTCACGCGTGAATTCGCCAATGAAGATGATGATGTCACCCGACGTTACGATGGTCAATATGCAGTTACTGGGACTGCTGATTACATGTCTCCTGAGCAGGCCGCGGGTGAATCACAGGATTTCCGCACGGACATTTACAGTCTCGGAGCCACTCTGTACAAGATTCTGGCTGGCAAAGGTCCATTTAAAGGTTCCAATACACAAAAATTAATTGCACATCAGCTACATAGCGTCCCGCCTCTCAGTTCAGTGCGTGGGGATATTCCGGCAGAATTGGATGCAGTGCTGGACAAAATGATGGCAAAATCACCCACCCAGCGCTACCAGTCGATGGCTGAAGTTATTATCGCTCTCGATCCATGGCTGGAACCTGGTTGGGATCAGGAATTTTCCAAAGTTTCCACAATTATTCGCAAAGGTACAACGACCAAACATTTTGTACCACAGGTTGAAAAGCAAACCCCCACTAACGAATCGGTGCGGCAGTCCAAACCACCTGTATTCTGGTATGTATTCAGTGCGGTGGTGGTGACATTGCTGGTGGCAATTGGTGCGGTATTTTTCCTGACTCGTGATCAGGGAACAGACCCCAAAGTAGTTGAACGTGCTCCAGGGCAAACTTCTGCAGCACCGACAACGACGAAAACTATTTCCAGTCCGGCTAAAACAGTCCAACCAGTTACACAGCCATCGACCACACCGGTAGAACAACCCAATCGGATGCCAATTCAAGAAGTGCTCGCACCACTTCATGGTCGTAAACCATTGTTGAATGTAAACTTACGTCAGACACCCACTCAGGGATATCTTTTCGATGATCCCGCGATTAAAGGTTCGAAAGTATTTAGAAATCTGCCTGCGGCACTGCAAGTAAATCCTTATTTCCTGAAAGAAAGTGGTTTTCAGATGGAAGCGAGTGTGCGCGATTTGAATAATGAGAGAGTTTTAAGTTTTCGTCAGGAAAAAGGTCACTATGGCTCTCAGATACTTGTAAGGTTATCTGAATCATTACCCACTAAAGCCTCCGGTTGGTATGTGGCTCGCCTGATTTATTCCGCAGATGGTGCGGGCACTGCCTACGCCGGGGTGCAGTCTTTGAAAGCACCGTATACGCGACTAACCAGACAATTATTAGGAAACTCTAATAATCAGTGGCGTGTTATTGACATTCCATTCGCACCAAGTGGCACCAATGAATGGAGTTTTTTGATGGAAACCGGTGAAAAAACGGGCACTGTGACACCATTTACAGGTTGGATGAATTTTCATTCATTACAAATCTGGGATCAAAAAAATCTCCCACCTTTGGGCACCCCGAGAATGAATTCAAAACCTTTATACAGCACCACTTTCAAGGATTTTCCTAACCAAATGGTGCGAGTGGACAAAAGATTAAGCCTTTCTCAGATAGACGGGAAGCCATTGCCGAAAACATGGGTGATGAACACTTATCAGGATAATACCAAAGTCAGTTTCGCGGCACGCACTTTTGGCAATTTTCAGGCAATTGGTTACGAATGGACAGGAGGTTCTACGCCACCGCAGTTGAAAACGAAATGCAATGATGTTCTGGAAAATCTCCCCCCCACTGCCCAGATTGTCGTTCGTCTTACATACCAGGCGAGCAATGATACCTACCCTGTTCGACTGAATTCAATGGTACGTGGTGCCAAAAACTTTTTCCCATTTCAGACTTATTTGTTGCCAGAAAGCACCAATCAATGGAAAACAGAAGATTTTATCTTTCAACGAGGTGAAGATGGCGAATTCTCATTAGTTATTTCTCATCTTTCTGGCACTGAGCCAATTCAGGCTGCCCAACCGTGGGTATGGATTCGATCCATGGATGTATATCTGGTAGAAGAGTAA
- a CDS encoding vWA domain-containing protein — protein MAQLKDVVDPFGEVNVRIAPGGKVRVTATILMEPNKEGAQTGIALDGSGSMSQWYGVNSGATLSPVFGKATANNIITPVAQKICSYLARKIDADGGTTCIYWSIGPGGSEIEVIGDLTAAEAEKHQFRAPANFGTGTQLLPALRYFLERFEDAPWGFYVFVTDGEVHDFDEVKSYTIRLSEKIAAGKRNPVKLILLGVGNDVDTEQMRELDDLDTEVDLWDHKLASELRVLEQIFAEVVDKNARVAPKGRIVDPNGKVLKDYEDTGVPAYIEFDAPASIPFFTLEIPGFRIHQSLMDGKPAPKTEETAPFAQPVGQLPDAEQEIQPQPEKVPEATHLPGAEEPPTVTKETEQSFEDAVARDTGTTQDRELDITEELDKPKDPELDFELEFDKPPDIDLEER, from the coding sequence ATGGCTCAATTGAAAGATGTGGTGGATCCATTCGGGGAAGTAAATGTTCGCATTGCACCAGGTGGGAAAGTACGCGTTACTGCGACGATCTTGATGGAACCGAACAAAGAAGGTGCCCAGACAGGCATTGCATTGGATGGGTCTGGTTCGATGTCTCAGTGGTACGGTGTAAATTCAGGAGCAACTTTATCTCCGGTATTTGGAAAAGCAACCGCTAACAACATTATCACACCCGTTGCCCAAAAAATCTGCAGTTATCTTGCTCGCAAAATCGATGCAGATGGTGGCACAACCTGCATTTATTGGTCGATCGGTCCAGGTGGGTCTGAAATCGAAGTAATCGGCGACCTGACTGCAGCCGAGGCAGAGAAACACCAATTCCGTGCACCTGCAAACTTTGGCACTGGCACACAATTACTACCTGCACTTCGCTATTTTCTGGAGAGATTCGAAGACGCACCGTGGGGCTTTTATGTATTTGTCACCGATGGAGAGGTCCACGATTTCGATGAAGTAAAGTCTTACACCATCAGACTTTCAGAAAAAATCGCTGCTGGCAAACGTAATCCGGTCAAGCTGATCCTGCTTGGTGTTGGAAATGATGTCGATACCGAACAGATGCGTGAATTGGACGATCTGGACACTGAAGTCGATTTGTGGGATCACAAACTAGCCAGTGAGTTGCGGGTACTTGAACAGATCTTCGCTGAAGTTGTCGATAAGAATGCTCGGGTAGCACCAAAAGGTAGAATTGTCGATCCGAATGGCAAAGTATTAAAGGATTATGAGGACACAGGTGTCCCCGCATACATCGAGTTCGATGCTCCTGCGAGCATACCGTTTTTCACACTCGAAATTCCTGGTTTTCGGATTCATCAATCGCTGATGGATGGGAAACCCGCACCCAAGACAGAAGAAACCGCTCCTTTTGCCCAGCCAGTGGGACAATTGCCGGATGCAGAGCAGGAAATTCAGCCACAGCCAGAAAAAGTTCCAGAAGCAACCCACCTGCCAGGTGCGGAAGAACCTCCCACTGTTACAAAAGAAACAGAGCAATCATTCGAAGATGCAGTTGCACGCGATACTGGTACTACCCAGGATCGGGAGTTGGACATTACTGAGGAACTGGATAAGCCCAAAGATCCGGAACTCGATTTTGAACTGGAGTTCGACAAGCCACCCGATATCGATCTGGAAGAACGTTAA
- a CDS encoding DUF4921 family protein translates to MNFPSEWRLDPLKGHQVLICPAREQRLQHSPGACPFCESHEKETTQEVFAIRQESTAANQPGWSVRVVPNRYPAVSQFDRSAFGISSPEIRPGYGASEVVIETPDHLTHLHQFSSLQWEQVLIAWQQRFSYWNSHSEIQFVQIFRNQGRAGGASLEHAHSQVVAVDFVPEQVQREADRFSKAGNSWYSKYLSENCPELVLATESWLVVCPPTSRFAYESWIIPRRGYRSIDLMTDFERTTLADITVKLSKAYQTILGVDWASNLLLKSPPKRHRWDHWYLEFTPRTQTIAGWELATGQLFNTVDPAHASFKLRAILES, encoded by the coding sequence ATGAATTTTCCTTCAGAATGGCGGCTGGACCCGTTGAAAGGTCACCAGGTGCTCATTTGTCCTGCACGTGAACAGCGTTTACAACATAGCCCTGGCGCCTGCCCATTTTGTGAATCCCACGAAAAAGAGACCACGCAAGAAGTTTTCGCGATTCGGCAGGAAAGTACTGCCGCCAACCAGCCCGGATGGTCGGTGCGAGTGGTGCCGAATCGTTACCCAGCAGTCAGCCAGTTTGACCGATCTGCGTTTGGTATCAGTTCACCAGAAATCCGCCCTGGTTACGGTGCGTCCGAAGTAGTAATTGAGACACCGGACCATCTAACCCATTTGCACCAGTTTTCATCCCTTCAGTGGGAGCAAGTGTTGATCGCGTGGCAACAACGCTTTTCCTACTGGAACTCCCACTCAGAAATCCAGTTCGTGCAAATTTTCCGAAATCAGGGCAGGGCAGGTGGGGCTTCGCTTGAACATGCCCATTCTCAAGTGGTCGCAGTCGATTTCGTACCTGAGCAGGTTCAGCGAGAAGCAGATCGGTTTTCAAAAGCAGGTAATTCCTGGTACAGTAAGTACTTAAGTGAAAATTGTCCTGAATTGGTGCTTGCCACGGAAAGTTGGCTGGTTGTTTGCCCTCCCACTTCGCGCTTTGCATATGAGTCGTGGATCATCCCACGCCGTGGTTACCGATCGATTGATTTGATGACAGATTTCGAACGTACCACACTGGCAGATATAACAGTTAAGTTATCAAAAGCATATCAGACTATTTTGGGTGTCGATTGGGCCAGTAATCTGTTGTTGAAATCTCCACCGAAAAGGCATCGGTGGGATCATTGGTATCTAGAATTTACCCCACGGACGCAGACGATTGCAGGGTGGGAATTGGCAACAGGTCAGTTGTTTAATACGGTCGATCCAGCCCACGCTAGTTTCAAACTGCGGGCAATTCTTGAATCATAA
- the glgA gene encoding glycogen synthase GlgA — MRDEPLSILIACSEVVGFAKTGGLADVAGYLPKAIQQMGHRVAVIMPLYRCVRQKFPDIRPVGSTLSVPCGRSIIPTQIYEGTLPNSNIAIYFVENEGFFERDDIKFGTTIYQYTNEVGKKVDYGDNCQRFAFFNRAIMESLTVLPEKPDIIHANDWQTGLIPVFLRESYRHLPSARGIKSLFTIHNLAYQGRFHRSDYPYTGLDYRLFNHQQMEFYGDFSFLKGGIVFSDWVNTVSPTYANEIRTTTFGCGMEGILRERRDRLNGIVNGVDYTTWNPETDPHLPKNYDVNSFQVGKAACKAAIQRHFSLPTQPDIPLIGMVARLVEQKGVDLVVKAADDLLKIPTQMIVLGEGDQQYHEKLQAIQARYPDKVGLLLGFNEELAHQIEAGSDLFLMPSQFEPSGLNQLYSLRYGTPPIVRTTGGLADTIIDATEESLVLAEPNGFRFQAYTPQALTGTVRWATHLYHERPETFRRIIRNGMQADWSWERAARGYEKIYRRLVAERAGRSLVESA; from the coding sequence ATGCGTGACGAACCTCTCTCGATTCTCATCGCCTGTTCAGAAGTGGTGGGCTTTGCCAAAACAGGTGGGTTGGCGGATGTTGCTGGCTATTTACCCAAAGCAATTCAACAGATGGGGCACCGAGTGGCAGTGATTATGCCGCTCTATCGGTGTGTGCGGCAGAAATTTCCCGATATCCGCCCGGTTGGCAGCACCTTATCAGTACCCTGCGGCAGGTCGATCATCCCCACTCAGATTTACGAAGGAACATTGCCAAATAGCAATATTGCAATTTACTTTGTCGAAAATGAGGGCTTTTTCGAGCGGGATGACATCAAATTTGGTACAACCATTTACCAATACACCAACGAGGTGGGAAAAAAAGTCGATTACGGCGACAATTGTCAGCGGTTTGCGTTTTTCAACCGGGCAATCATGGAATCGCTGACGGTTTTGCCTGAAAAACCGGATATTATTCATGCCAATGACTGGCAAACAGGTCTGATTCCGGTCTTTTTACGGGAATCCTACCGCCACCTACCCTCTGCACGTGGGATTAAATCGCTGTTCACGATCCACAATCTGGCTTACCAGGGGCGATTTCACAGGTCGGATTACCCGTATACCGGACTCGATTATCGGTTGTTCAACCATCAGCAGATGGAATTTTATGGCGATTTCAGCTTCCTGAAAGGCGGGATCGTTTTTTCGGACTGGGTGAACACCGTGAGTCCTACTTACGCAAATGAGATCCGAACCACAACCTTTGGCTGTGGGATGGAAGGCATCTTACGAGAGCGTCGGGATCGCCTGAATGGCATCGTCAACGGTGTGGACTACACTACCTGGAATCCGGAAACAGACCCCCATTTACCTAAAAATTATGATGTCAACAGTTTTCAGGTGGGGAAAGCCGCCTGCAAGGCGGCAATTCAGCGTCATTTCAGCCTGCCAACCCAGCCTGACATCCCGCTGATTGGCATGGTGGCCCGCCTGGTAGAGCAAAAAGGGGTTGATTTGGTGGTTAAGGCAGCAGATGATCTGCTGAAAATCCCAACCCAGATGATTGTTTTGGGTGAAGGCGACCAACAATACCACGAAAAGCTGCAGGCAATTCAGGCTCGCTATCCAGACAAAGTGGGGCTGTTGCTGGGCTTCAACGAAGAGCTGGCTCATCAGATTGAAGCTGGGTCGGACCTGTTCTTAATGCCCAGCCAGTTTGAGCCTTCAGGCTTAAATCAGTTGTACAGTTTGCGTTATGGTACACCACCAATCGTACGGACGACGGGTGGGCTGGCTGACACGATTATTGATGCGACTGAAGAATCATTGGTTTTAGCCGAACCGAACGGTTTTCGCTTCCAGGCATATACCCCGCAGGCACTTACGGGAACTGTCCGATGGGCAACGCATTTGTACCACGAACGTCCGGAAACATTCCGCCGGATCATTCGCAATGGCATGCAGGCAGATTGGTCTTGGGAACGTGCCGCACGCGGTTACGAGAAAATCTACCGCAGACTGGTTGCGGAGCGGGCAGGGCGTTCGCTGGTTGAGAGTGCTTAA
- the lpxA gene encoding acyl-ACP--UDP-N-acetylglucosamine O-acyltransferase, whose product MPIADDVSIHPTAIVSPESTIGRGCTIGPFSIIEAQVRMGSNCTVGAYSRIVSQVTMGDGNYVYSNVVLGDTPQHFSYKGQPTELLIGSGNTFRENVTIHRGSHVEGVTKIGDECYFMVGSHVAHDCQVGNKVVMANSAVLAGHVRVNDNVFISGFSGVHQFCRIGRGVMVTGLTALTQDAPPFSTIGGRNLVVGANLVGLRRNGFSRTDIQAVRTAYKIIYRQDLILAEALIKLESELGSHPLVQEIIEFCRTTKRGICRGATDENNEHAD is encoded by the coding sequence ATGCCAATTGCGGATGATGTTTCGATACACCCTACGGCGATTGTTTCTCCAGAATCCACGATCGGTCGTGGTTGCACAATCGGCCCATTCAGTATTATTGAAGCACAAGTTCGCATGGGCAGCAATTGTACCGTGGGGGCATATTCCCGCATCGTCAGCCAGGTTACGATGGGAGATGGCAATTACGTGTACAGCAACGTGGTGCTGGGTGATACACCACAACATTTTTCCTACAAAGGCCAGCCCACCGAACTTCTGATTGGTTCTGGAAACACATTTCGCGAAAATGTCACCATCCACCGTGGCTCCCATGTGGAAGGGGTGACGAAAATTGGGGATGAATGCTATTTCATGGTGGGAAGCCACGTCGCCCATGATTGCCAGGTGGGCAATAAAGTTGTGATGGCCAACTCCGCAGTGCTTGCGGGGCATGTTCGTGTAAATGATAATGTTTTCATTTCTGGCTTCTCAGGTGTGCACCAGTTTTGTCGGATTGGTAGAGGGGTGATGGTGACTGGCCTGACTGCATTAACGCAGGACGCCCCACCTTTCAGCACGATTGGTGGGAGAAATCTGGTCGTGGGTGCCAATCTGGTGGGATTGCGGCGAAATGGCTTTTCTCGCACCGATATTCAGGCAGTACGCACTGCCTACAAGATAATTTACCGTCAGGATCTGATTCTTGCGGAAGCCCTGATCAAATTGGAAAGTGAGTTGGGCAGCCACCCTTTGGTACAGGAAATTATTGAATTCTGCCGCACCACCAAGCGTGGCATCTGTCGTGGGGCGACTGATGAAAATAACGAACATGCTGATTAA
- a CDS encoding lactonase family protein, producing the protein MVRYFGCLAAVFGFLSMSVGQAQAQTKFWVYVGTYSGKKSDGIYVAPFDAATGELGKATVAAKVTDPSFLAIHPTNKLLFCVCESNPKAGDEKIGVVSFQMDTKTGKLVQINGQPSIGAGPCHINCDRTGKFVLVANYGGGSTTVLPVAENGKLLPASDFVQHKGSSVNSSRQKEPHAHSVNLTADNRFAMVADLGIDKVLIYQFDAEKGKITASNPAALDMTPGDGPRHFAFHPTKPFAYVNNELTSSVTALKFDAKIGKLEKMGTLSTLPEPVKGNSTAEVAVHPSGKFVYVSNRGHNSIAIFHVDESSGELKAAGHQKAGIAVPRNFCIDPTGKWLFCANQAKDNVIVFANDPTTGGLKPTKMKIYMGTPVCIRFVPQS; encoded by the coding sequence ATGGTGCGTTACTTTGGATGTCTGGCGGCAGTGTTCGGCTTTTTGTCAATGTCAGTAGGTCAGGCACAAGCCCAGACCAAGTTCTGGGTATACGTGGGGACCTATTCCGGCAAAAAAAGCGACGGAATCTACGTTGCTCCTTTTGATGCTGCTACTGGAGAGCTAGGTAAAGCCACCGTGGCTGCAAAAGTGACAGATCCTTCATTTTTGGCAATTCACCCAACCAATAAACTGCTGTTTTGCGTCTGTGAATCGAACCCGAAAGCGGGTGATGAGAAAATCGGTGTGGTGTCTTTCCAGATGGATACCAAAACCGGCAAACTGGTACAAATCAACGGTCAACCGAGCATCGGTGCGGGGCCGTGCCACATTAATTGCGATCGTACGGGCAAATTTGTGCTCGTAGCGAACTACGGTGGTGGCAGTACCACTGTCTTACCAGTGGCTGAAAACGGAAAATTATTACCTGCTTCTGATTTTGTGCAGCACAAAGGCAGCAGTGTCAATTCCAGCCGCCAGAAAGAACCCCACGCTCACTCGGTAAACCTTACTGCAGATAATCGTTTTGCGATGGTTGCAGATCTGGGAATCGACAAAGTGCTGATTTACCAGTTCGATGCTGAAAAAGGCAAAATCACTGCCAGCAATCCAGCGGCACTTGATATGACTCCAGGAGATGGCCCAAGGCATTTTGCTTTTCACCCCACCAAGCCGTTTGCTTATGTAAACAATGAACTGACCTCGTCAGTCACTGCTCTGAAGTTTGATGCTAAAATTGGAAAGCTGGAGAAAATGGGCACGCTAAGCACCTTGCCAGAACCTGTGAAGGGAAATTCCACTGCTGAAGTGGCAGTCCACCCCAGCGGAAAGTTTGTTTATGTTTCCAATCGTGGGCACAATAGTATTGCGATTTTCCATGTTGATGAATCATCTGGCGAGCTGAAAGCCGCTGGCCATCAAAAAGCTGGTATTGCTGTGCCACGGAACTTCTGCATCGATCCCACCGGAAAATGGCTTTTCTGTGCTAATCAGGCCAAAGATAATGTGATTGTCTTTGCCAACGATCCCACAACGGGTGGGTTAAAACCCACCAAAATGAAAATTTATATGGGCACACCCGTATGTATCCGATTTGTTCCCCAATCGTAA
- a CDS encoding 6-bladed beta-propeller: protein MYQLGNVTNEDAASQKFDFTNPTDVAVAPNGDIYVVDGYGSQKVHRFDKNFKLLKTIGKRGNKQGEFNVCHGIWINTIKKEPEVYIADRANNRIEVYSLELEYKRSIPGVRLPCCFYQHDGQIIIPELGARVSILDENDKLVTNMGDGAEAKTKFKTPDKTPQEFFVAPHALCTDSQGSIYVLEWVPFGRVRKFVRTPA, encoded by the coding sequence ATTTACCAACTTGGTAATGTTACCAATGAAGACGCCGCTTCACAAAAGTTTGACTTCACCAACCCCACTGATGTGGCAGTGGCGCCCAACGGCGATATTTATGTCGTAGATGGGTACGGCAGTCAGAAAGTCCATCGTTTCGATAAAAACTTCAAACTGCTGAAAACCATTGGTAAACGAGGCAACAAGCAAGGCGAATTCAACGTATGCCACGGTATCTGGATCAATACGATCAAGAAAGAACCAGAAGTCTACATTGCTGACCGCGCCAATAACCGGATTGAAGTGTATTCTCTTGAGTTGGAATATAAACGCAGTATCCCGGGGGTTCGACTACCATGTTGCTTCTATCAGCACGATGGCCAGATTATCATTCCGGAATTGGGTGCACGCGTTTCGATCCTGGACGAAAATGATAAATTAGTGACCAATATGGGCGATGGAGCTGAGGCGAAAACCAAGTTTAAGACACCTGACAAAACACCTCAGGAATTCTTCGTTGCACCGCACGCTTTGTGTACCGATTCACAAGGTAGCATTTACGTGCTGGAGTGGGTACCATTTGGCCGCGTTCGGAAGTTCGTTCGCACCCCTGCGTAA
- a CDS encoding sterol desaturase family protein — protein MSDIVDYFAHLPIAVRAAILGGGLLFFWILEGWIPLYRFSFSRWKHAKVNLSLTLMNIILGGALAGVLLWITHWASEDHVGFLHLVQWPIWLEVLIGVLFLDFFAAFLIHWLEHHIGWMWRIHLIHHTDREVDVTTGIRHHPAEAVLRLSFLVVGVLLIGANMGIIVIYQSLSLLFGHWIHSNTRFPIWLDRVLSLVFVTPTFHKVHHHYVQPQTDSNYGNIFSLWDRLFHTTSHIAHNELVYGIDSHLEEGVHRSVWQLLKLPFTTKG, from the coding sequence ATGAGCGACATCGTTGACTATTTTGCCCACCTGCCGATCGCGGTGCGTGCCGCCATTCTCGGTGGGGGACTACTGTTTTTCTGGATTCTGGAAGGCTGGATTCCACTATATCGTTTCTCATTTTCGCGTTGGAAGCACGCCAAAGTCAATCTCAGCCTGACTTTAATGAATATTATCCTCGGTGGGGCACTGGCTGGGGTATTACTTTGGATTACCCATTGGGCTTCGGAAGACCATGTGGGGTTCTTGCATCTGGTTCAATGGCCAATCTGGTTGGAAGTGCTGATTGGCGTGCTGTTCCTCGATTTTTTTGCAGCTTTTCTGATTCATTGGCTGGAACATCACATTGGTTGGATGTGGCGCATCCACCTGATTCACCACACCGATCGTGAGGTGGATGTCACAACGGGTATCCGCCACCATCCGGCAGAAGCAGTGCTCCGGCTCTCTTTTCTGGTAGTGGGAGTGCTTTTGATCGGCGCTAATATGGGGATCATTGTCATCTACCAGAGCCTCTCACTGTTATTCGGTCATTGGATTCATTCCAATACACGGTTTCCGATTTGGCTCGACAGGGTGTTGTCTCTGGTTTTCGTCACCCCTACATTCCATAAAGTTCACCACCATTATGTGCAGCCACAAACGGACAGCAATTATGGCAACATTTTTTCGCTGTGGGATCGCTTATTTCATACCACTTCGCACATTGCACACAACGAACTGGTGTATGGCATTGATAGCCACCTGGAAGAGGGTGTGCATCGCTCCGTGTGGCAGTTGCTGAAACTGCCATTCACAACAAAAGGATAA
- a CDS encoding glycosyltransferase: protein MLEQSSPDVAIIHDWLTGMRGGEKCLEVFCDLFQAAPIYTLVHLSGSVSTPIESHRIITSLLQQLPKVDRWYRYLLPVMPFAINWSLEPYKLVFSSSHAVAKSVQPRNNSPHICYCHTPMRYAWHMKDSYFGARRSLRKLLLNSILGAIRSWDRRTACRVSHFIANSSTTQRRIRDAYRRPSMVIHPPVDTDYYQLNENVPRQDYYLVLSAFAPYKRLDLAIEACKQLNRRLLIIGSGQEKPRLQQLAGPSVEFLGWQENSVLRHHLQSCRALLFPGEEDFGIVPVEANACGTPVIAFARGGATETIIPLTENQPTGVWFDSQTIDGVKQAILDFESNEQLFDRSYIRVNALRFSKALFRAKIADFVNQVWHNRLPKDHFPVLQLPSDYQIGQTDP from the coding sequence ATGTTAGAACAATCAAGCCCTGATGTGGCCATAATTCACGATTGGCTCACAGGTATGCGCGGTGGGGAAAAGTGCCTGGAGGTCTTCTGCGATCTTTTCCAGGCTGCACCGATATACACACTCGTCCACTTATCCGGGTCGGTTTCCACACCCATCGAAAGCCACCGGATCATCACGTCATTGCTCCAGCAGCTTCCAAAAGTTGATCGATGGTACCGGTACTTATTACCAGTGATGCCATTTGCAATCAATTGGTCGCTGGAGCCCTACAAGTTGGTTTTCAGCAGTAGTCATGCTGTTGCCAAATCAGTGCAACCGCGGAATAATTCCCCCCATATCTGTTACTGTCACACACCGATGCGATACGCCTGGCACATGAAAGATTCGTATTTTGGTGCCAGACGCAGTTTGCGTAAACTCTTACTGAATAGTATCTTAGGCGCTATTCGTTCGTGGGACCGGCGAACAGCCTGTCGTGTCAGCCATTTTATTGCGAACAGTTCCACCACACAACGGAGAATACGGGATGCCTATCGTCGGCCGAGCATGGTCATTCACCCGCCAGTGGATACTGATTACTACCAACTGAACGAAAATGTGCCTCGCCAGGACTATTATCTGGTGCTGTCGGCGTTCGCACCTTATAAGCGGCTGGATCTGGCGATTGAAGCATGTAAACAATTGAACAGGCGACTCCTGATCATCGGCAGTGGGCAGGAAAAGCCCCGGTTGCAACAATTAGCGGGCCCATCGGTCGAATTTCTGGGTTGGCAGGAAAATTCTGTATTAAGGCACCACCTTCAATCCTGTCGGGCGTTGCTTTTCCCGGGGGAAGAAGATTTCGGCATCGTTCCAGTAGAAGCAAATGCGTGCGGCACGCCTGTAATTGCTTTTGCACGCGGTGGTGCCACAGAAACGATTATTCCATTGACCGAAAACCAGCCCACTGGCGTATGGTTTGACAGTCAAACGATCGACGGAGTGAAGCAGGCAATTCTCGATTTTGAATCGAACGAACAATTGTTTGATCGTTCATATATCAGAGTAAATGCCTTGCGGTTCAGCAAGGCATTGTTCCGTGCAAAAATTGCCGATTTTGTCAACCAGGTGTGGCATAATCGCCTTCCGAAAGACCATTTTCCGGTACTGCAACTGCCCAGCGATTACCAAATTGGACAAACAGATCCATAA